One genomic window of Aethina tumida isolate Nest 87 chromosome 3, icAetTumi1.1, whole genome shotgun sequence includes the following:
- the LOC109596214 gene encoding golgin-45 — MMAEMKVNEVRTMGDGMDNSLLCLPEALNSAVTFNLHLKSKKLIKSFRPVIPENAKICLVPKYIPKEQKLPKYLLKKPKEPKFIPYEPYKAAVEPIVPLKTNHIVSGKSSKNNIEIQKLVNQMADMRAAEMDKLKLSVLEDRENFITKDVWEKQKQSYENDIKNLRETNSHLENQLKFQAQVNSELKTLLVAAVGEDLESRVQHLTEDKLQLARALLNSANHLTSHQEQTEWLSGQCEVWRSKFLASSLMIEELAHWKSALTTRINELQNTIRTLLDESTYSQKQSLNAYCHLVCIADKLNEHSDQFKLKSATYVELTQTNYKLSDKIYKHLDVPHENFNKMYHQLLKVESNTLAEKNAQKLLQNPVKITNKDAICNALVGAAHGEQIYLQNTSFHTACCGHCKGDIQNI, encoded by the exons ATGATGGCAGAAATGAAag TGAATGAAGTTCGTACAATGGGTGATGGAATGGACAACTCTCTACTGTGTTTACCTGAAGCTCTGAACAGTGCTGTAACATTTAACTTACATCTCAAATCAAAGAAACTTATCAAATCGTTTCGTCCAGTGATACCAGAAAATGCCAAAATATGTCTAGTGCCAAAGTATATTCCCAAAGAACAGaaattaccaaaatatttactaaagaaGCCCAAAGAACCTAAGTTTATTCCCTATGAACCTTATAAAGCAGCAGTTGAGCCAATTGTGCCTTTGAAAACTAATCATATTGTGTCAGGCAAATCttctaaaaacaatattgaaattcaGAAACTTGTGAATCAAATGGCTGATATGAGAGCAGCTGAAATGGATAAATTGAAGTTGTCTGTGCTAGAGGATAGAGAGAATTTTATAACCAAAGATGTTTGGGAAAAACAGAAACAATCATATGAGaatgacataaaaaatttgagaGAGACCAATTCACATTTGGAAAATCAACTGAAATTTCAAGCTCAA GTAAACAGCGAGTTAAAAACATTACTAGTTGCAGCTGTAGGTGAAGACTTGGAAAGCAGAGTTCAACATTTGACTGAAGATAAGTTGCAACTAGCAAGAGCTTTATTAAACTCTGCAAATCATTTAACATCACATCAAGAACAAACTGAGTGGCTTTCCGGACAATGTGAGGTGTGGAGAAGCAAATTTTTAGCTTCAAG TTTAATGATTGAAGAATTGGCTCATTGGAAATCAGCTTTGACAACTAGAATAAATGAGTTACAGAATACAATTAGGACTTTGTTAGATGAAAGCACTTACTCACAAAAACAGTCCTTGAATGCTTATTGTCATTTAGTGTGCATTGCTGATAAATTGAACGAACACAGTgatcaattcaaattaaaatcagcAACATATGTTGAATTGACCCAGACAAATTATAAGTTgtctgataaaatttataaacatttagatgtgccacatgaaaattttaataagatgtATCaccaattattaaaagtagaaAGCAATACATTAGCAGAAAAGAATGCTCAGAAA TTACTTCAAAAtcctgttaaaattacaaataaagatGCAATATGTAATGCACTGGTTGGAGCAGCACATGGAGAACAGATTTATTTACAGAATACATCTTTTCACACTGCATGCTGTGGACATTGCAAGGgtgatattcaaaatatttga
- the LOC126264821 gene encoding uncharacterized protein LOC126264821 yields the protein MGETSVTYVDGDIVWVKWGTCWWPGEVKDEGSSDMQEFKKPPLHIVKFFDEDSYEYVMAPQNIYPYNCTRKIDFIKKGMAQFRAKASHMEKFPKDVSRAEEMTGGNVNILSDPVFIPERRADILAEVFGTPSPKKKKSKDSDRKKSRSSLSKNVTPAHITHRRFLGYDDYQAYVCIQYSGKDINETEECEEVIRLNKEPVQEFNCPQCNYVTKRLEVFIMHTKLHIQGRINPNIKRKNKKRPTKRPRPKKKDNDSSSDELDSVKPPKRKPKIQHKKAKKDSNESISTESSSKPTMSPTHIRNDLLAEWEDSDDNDGDDLRPMESTIEKGDGTESESTFNDSIEYQSKLTKNDSSEDYDTTINETRDDEKDVTMDCSSKVETEKSSLDESVDKELEVSDREGNKKKVKHEQLNEIKKDIKSCFDFDEEEEDDTPIVETGAGRKIPRVIPPSEKRRSLADEVNESGENLSDVEKAKQLETLKESESFNISVNEDKDDDHDKTFHELLESTSVPTLTDIENTLKSEQNFHDTKTIKFPDKTEPTESQATSQKPATPEKCSEVATKLTNPKKRFVKSFKDEIFQSNIKKKAEENRSQEEFETKEQSMEVVKQDQSDLFSNVKSDATDKIEDSSAQSTSDVSNSEVNVKKTRRSTRSMCSPKNETPAETKSDDFRIKDRDVADIDSSNNVLLSDESKEATLPVKISSEENVTNSPVFKETDSINLSPTHAETSRPEKNEVSLFSDKNVKISKLKSKMMSKIKLEDEKRAEDKYNRRKTRRSNSKRDEYMLLNISEESSPSSKHRSRRRSLRHHSHESPVFESIESTSSNKIDRKENVEPQNDDPIQHVANESVIDSPVKEVVDTFSEGLKSAETASLETVNESNEKSVVEETIQPDIQVSSVVTDINNSLTESVLSESGDKEASLTATEENGESSERIEEVAGEEKVQISNLAQEIVQDFELIEEEVVNESVEELSHPVEKNENLLLSSQSETMEIVEEKIDFYADKDALIENSIVIEETSKSEDMDEKCTEDNKERPNVDQVQVNSMEESNEDTNANNLKIKNETEIPYSKAEHITEDAVSKQDKIQTESTNEEQQDNQSNIVETSTAETDIKENETQSKMEEIANQTNENVLEFSFEDSDGVVDKKDSFNINELFIQSASPKQTDLEKYSDKQVNKRGENDPEELVLKANLSKAEELSALTLASLATATSINSVLDQGNKTESTVVGPPLNVLESETVPIAENNLTVVTEKELIDSEVEFTDASTGGNKPVTLMNFSMDFSESVTDSSSSGTKNTPEREVTKVESIKKSVEVKKTSENKKPSELKSNSTSNKYERLELLDILEGNTQNMGSTAKEKSKPLPSTYPNDILDFEEHIPSQIVRTKNAKVDIITEPESEDETSVMVAKKSSSKFSAHTVNFEKSRSKDREVDKIKQTPNKMTKVKAGLRTTTKPTSSKPIILSEQIIKPADATPKASLKRPFDDIEDVEAFIIPKNSKKATNDDVETKTSTTASKGGKAKILQQTIITPQGEIIQPKIAPVQTDDNIFDINSMPIVLSDDITPESIESMSIVFDDSITTSKSVSIPKTKVVAQTKIIPKPAVSNIQSPVIKAQTKSVKPGTRIIQNPSSKLIKHTTILPSTVKTNSKYVIMPQSSALQTELQSKGRKPTLIKRMIHSPVEKGNSLSEPVGNKIMVVTNNQGEQQRVLLTPTHQRMLGCSSGTAKISKPVTKTYIQKAIINPRTPSTLEGGSSGVTKIIRTIRNIGSKVSIASSQNSPTQTISGTPQRNLKPVGNTTLLNKTPRHKTVLIKNQFGQTVKTIQGPDDELLEKQVAEQLEAIKASSAMRQQANKQQEVLRSAKLPAKKSHLKKINAVREPLKPKSPVPSTSRISQTIPKSEAVVPPLAPISPKKQETSQRATEKPTEQSTESPAERQLNQLVIQDALGNQTTITEGQILALPSETVDGQPQSYMLVTLDESGNLTPLNSEALMSLDPNLLGGDLGNMVLQVDQSAVTGSQNEGVLSTQTAVISSNNAPEMSAKVTESVVEFPVSKPISVATPTVSEPVEVSASTSTDAGQQLIVTGDPIATQKFLESLTEGTTDLANILANAEGSSIIIQADGQQILINTNSNNPMMSLNNDNVENTESGGNPMFATQPSKNQDILAAALADTDVFQQDQNSVQTKIQSQLSPGSTLYPMNVSNVLETSLTLSSPIMTPLEVPSTNSKKIPDEEADILTQVPKNVGLPITITDPNISQTVAHQQVLLANDLQTNLELTLPISEATISAPSSEMNSPSFVYSLPTLDDINQKPFSSSMPLLTEDVEETTIETSSSEDKNKSIIDGIVETTVETTIGIENVTSKKNVSSDSSFMEEEEGLCTLGGEMCSSLSEPPPDMFDLQSGNFLQTSKPNTPNVISQDDEDEDSSNTTATSIVESNSPTTATSENSCEIPIQAEIVTDLSVDLADSNLSSNRNSADNESDSLESKKM from the exons ATGGGTGAGACGTCGGTGACTTACGTTGATGGGGATATTGTGTGGGTCAAATGGGGTACGTGTTGGTGGCCCGGTGAGGTTAAAGATGAGGGCTCTAGTGACATGCAGGAGTTTAAGAAACCCCCATTGCATATTGTGAAGTTCTTCGATGAGGATAGCTA cgaATATGTCATGGCTCCACAAAACATTTACCCTTACAATTGCACAAGAAAAATCGATTTTATCAAGAAAGGAATGG CTCAGTTCAGGGCCAAAGCCTCCCACATGGAAAAATTTCCAAAGGATGTCAGCAGAGCTGAAGAAATGACGGGTGGTAACgtgaatattttaagtgaTCCAGTTTTTATACCGGAAAGAAGAGCAGATATATTGGCGGAAGTTTTCGGCACACCGAGTCCCAAGAAGAAGAAAAGCAAAGACAGCGATCGTAAAAAGAGCCGCTCTTCACTCTCAA AAAATGTGACTCCCGCTCATATAACCCACAGAAGATTCCTAGGTTACGACGATTATCAAGCCTATGTTTGCATCCAGTACAGCGGCAAGGATATAAACGAAACGGAAGAGTGCGAGGAGGTAATTCGCCTAAATAAAGAACCTGTTCAAGAATTCAATTGCCCTCAATGTAACTATGTCACCAAACGATTGGAAGTTTTCATTATGCACACAAAACTCCACATTCAAGGCCGTATTAAcccaaatattaaaagaaaaaataagaaaagacCAACGAAACGACCAAGACCGAAGAAGAAGGACAATGATTCAAGCTCCGATGAACTCGATTCGGTTAAACCACCGAAAAGGAAACCaaaaattcaacataaaaaagCCAAGAAGGACAGTAATGAATCAATTTCGACTGAATCTAGTTCTAAGCCTACTATGTCCCCTACTCATATTAGAAACGATCTGCTCGCTGAATGGGAAGATAGTGATGATAATGACGGTGACGATTTGCGACCTATGGAATCAACTATTGAGAAAGGCGATGGTACTGAAAGTGAGTCCACATTTAATGACTCGATTGAATATCAgtcaaaattaactaaaaatgatTCTTCTGAAGATTATGATACTACTATAAATGAAACACGTGATGATGAAAAAGATGTCACCATGGATTGTTCAAGTAAAGTTGAGACAGAAAAATCAAGTTTGGATGAATCTGTTGACAAAGAATTAGAAGTTTCAGACAGAGAAGGCAACAAGAAGAAGGTGAAACATgaacaattaaatgaaataaagaaaGACATCAAATCATGTTTTGATTTtgatgaagaagaagaagacgATACTCCAATAGTTGAGACAGGTGCTGGCAGAAAAATACCAAGAGTTATTCCACCATCAGAGAAACGGCGATCATTAGCTGATGAAGTGAACGAATCAGGCGAAAATTTGTCTGACGTAGAAAAAGCTAAACAATTAGAAACATTAAAGGAGAGCGAAAGCTTTAATATATCAGTAAATGAAGACAAAGATGATGATCATGATAAGACTTTCCATGAACTGCTAGAATCTACTAGCGTGCCAACACTGACGGATATAGAAAACACCTTGAAGTCTGAGCAAAATTTTCACGATactaaaaccataaaatttccCGATAAGACGGAACCCACGGAATCACAGGCCACTAGTCAAAAACCGGCCACCCCGGAGAAATGTTCCGAGGTGGCCACAAAACTAACGAATCCGAAAAAACGGTTTGTTAAGTCATTCAAAGATGAAATTTTTCAGAGTAACATAAAAAAGAAAGCTGAAGAAAACCGTTCACAAGAAGAGTTTGAAACAAAAGAGCAATCAATGGAAGTGGTAAAACAAGACCAGagtgatttattttcaaatgtaaaatctGACGCCACTGATAAGATTGAAGATTCATCAGCTCAATCAACTAGTGATGTTTCTAATTCAGAAGTAAACGTAAAGAAAACAAGACGTTCTACTAGAAGTATGTGTAGTCCAAAAAATGAAACACCAGCTGAAACTAAAAGTGATGATTTTCGAATCAAAGATAGAGATGTGGCTGATATAGATTCAAGTAATAATGTACTTTTATCTGATGAGAGCAAAGAAGCGACCTTACCTGTTAAAATTAGTTCTGAAGAAAATGTGACCAATTCACCTGTGTTTAAAGAAACTGATTCAATAAACTTATCGCCTACACACGCTGAAACTTCAAGACCAGAAAAAAATGAAGTATCATTGTTCTCagacaaaaatgttaaaattagtaaattaaagagCAAGATGATGTCCAaaataaaacttgaagatGAAAAACGTGCCGAggataaatataatagaagGAAAACTAGAAGATCAAATTCAAAGAGAGATGAATATATGCTTTTAAACATTTCGGAAGAGTCATCGCCTTCTAGTAAGCACCGCTCCAGAAGAAGATCTTTAAGACATCATTCTCATGAATCACCAGTATTTGAATCCATTGAAAGTACAAGTTCTAACAAAATTGATAGAAAAGAAAATGTTGAGCCACAAAATGATGATCCTATTCAACATGTGGCAAATGAAAGTGTGATAGATTCTCCTGTCAAAGAAGTAGTTGATACATTTTCAGAAGGACTAAAATCTGCCGAAACTGCCAGTCTAGAAACAGTTAATGAGTCGAATGAAAAATCTGTGGTAGAAGAAACTATCCAACCAGATATACAAGTTTCAAGCGTCGTTACAGATATAAACAATTCTTTAACAGAGTCTGTTTTAAGTGAAAGTGGTGACAAAGAAGCTTCATTAACTGCAACCGAAGAAAACGGAGAATCAAGTGAAAGAATAGAAGAAGTAGCAGGTGAGGAAAAGGTACAAATCAGTAATCTTGCACAGGAAATTGTTCaggattttgaattaattgaagaaGAAGTAGTCAACGAATCAGTTGAAGAGCTGTCACATCCCgtggaaaaaaatgaaaatctttTACTTTCCTCACAATCAGAAACAATGGAAATTgttgaagaaaaaattgatttttatgcaGACAAAGATGCTTTAATAGAGAATTCTATTGTCATAGAAGAAACATCTAAATCAGAAGATATGGATGAGAAATGTACTGAAGATAATAAAGAGAGACCAAATGTTGACCAAGTACAAGTTAACAGTATGGAAGAATCAAATGAAGATACAAAtgcaaataatcttaaaattaaaaatgaaactgaAATACCTTATTCAAAAGCTGAACATATTACAGAAGATGCAGTTTcaaaacaagataaaattcAAACTGAATCAACAAATGAAGAACAACAGGACAATCAATCTAATATAGTTGAAACTTCAACTGCTGAAACTGAcattaaagaaaatgaaactCAATCTAAAATGGAAGAGATTGCTAATCAAACAAACGAGAACGTTCTTGAATTTAGTTTTGAGGATTCAGATGGAGTGGTTGACAAAAAGGATTCATTTAACATAAacgaattatttatacaatctGCGAGTCCAAAACAAACTGATCTTGAGAAATATAGTGACAAGCAAGTAAATAAAAGGGGTGAAAACGATCCGGAAGAATTAGTACTAAAAGCAAATTTATCGAAAGCTGAAGAACTATCTGCACTTACTTTAGCCTCATTAGCCACTGCAACGTCCATTAACTCAGTTTTAGACCAAGGCAATAAAACTGAAAGCACAGTTGTGGGCCCAcctttaaatgttttagagTCAGAGACAGTGCCCATTgccgaaaataatttaactgttGTTACAGAGAAAGAATTAATTGATAGCGAAGTTGAATTTACCGACGCATCTACCGGCGGTAATAAGCCTGTaactttaatgaatttttcaatggaTTTTTCAGAATCTGTCACTGATAGTTCTAGTTCTGGAACCAAGAACACACCAGAACGCGAGGTTACCAAAGTGGAGTCGATAAAGAAATCTGTCGAAGTCAAAAAAACATCGGAAAACAAAAAGCCTAGCGAACTGAAATCCAACTCTACTAGTAATAAATATGAGAGGCTGGAATTACTTGACATTCTTGAAGGTAATACTCAAAACATGGGATCAACTGCCAAAGAAAAGTCCAAACCTCTACCATCGACATATCCAAACGATATTCTCGATTTTGAGGAGCACATTCCGTCACAAATTGTACGAACTAAAAATGCAAAAGTCGACATTATTACTGAACCTGAAAGCGAAGATGAGACATCTGTAATGGTGGCAAAGAAATCGTCCTCTAAATTTTCTGCACATACTGTGAATTTCGAGAAATCACGTTCAAAAGATCGAGAAGTAGATAAAATAAAGCAAACTCCAAATAAGATGACTAAAGTAAAAGCAGGATTAAGAACTACAACAAAACCAACTAGTAGTAAACCAATAATTTTATCGGAGCAAATTATAAAACCGGCCGATGCAACTCCTAAAGCTTCGCTTAAGCGTCCATTTGATGACATTGAAGATGTTGAAGCTTTCATCATTCcgaaaaattccaaaaaggCGACAAATGACGATGTAGAAACAAAAACCAGCACAACTGCATCCAAAGGTGGTAAAGCAAAAATTTTACAGCAAACTATCATTACACCTCAAGGAGAAATAATACAACCTAAAATAGCTCCGGTCCAAACGGATGATAACATATTTGACATTAATTCCATGCCAATTGTATTATCCGATGATATTACTCCTGAAAGTATTGAATCAATGTCTATTGTTTTTGATGATTCTATCACCACGTCCAAAAGTGTATCTATTCCCAAAACAAAGGTTGTTGCACAAACCAAGATAATTCCAAAACCCGCAGTTAGTAATATACAAAGTCCTGTTATTAAAGCACAAACGAAGTCTGTAAAACCAGGTACCAGAATCATACAAAATCcatcatcaaaattaataaagcatACAACAATTTTGCCAAGTActgttaaaacaaatagtaaatatgtaataatgcCTCAAAGCTCGGCACTACAAACAGAACTGCAGTCCAAGGGAAGGAAACCTACTCTCATCAAGAGAATGATTCATTCCCCAGTAGAAAAAGGAAATTCATTATCTGAACCAgttggtaataaaattatggtagTCACAAATAATCAAGGTGAACAACAGCGTGTTTTATTAACACCAACACATCAAAGAATGTTAGGTTGTAGTTCTGGTACTGCCAAAATTTCGAAACCTGTAACAAAAACTTACATTCAGAAAGCCATTATCAATCCAAGAACCCCAAGTACATTAGAAGGGGGATCTAGTGGAGTGACAAAAATTATACGAACTATAAGAAACATTGGTTCAAAAGTGTCAATCGCTTCTAGTCAAAATTCACCAACCCAAACTATTTCCGGGACTCctcaaagaaatttaaaacctGTTGGTAATACaactcttttaaataaaacgccTCGTCACAAAACggtattaatcaaaaatcaatTCGGTCAAACAGTTAAGACTATTCAAGGACCCGACGatgaattattagaaaaacaagTAGCCGAACAACTTGAAGCAATTAAAGCTAGTAGTGCAATGAGGCAACAAGCCAACAAACAACAAGAGGTGCTGAGATCTGCAAAATTACCTGCTAAAAAATCGCATCTGAAGAAAATAAACGCTGTACGAGAACCACTTAAACCGAAAAGTCCCGTACCGTCAACATCTCGAATTTCACAAACGATACCTAAATCTGAGGCCGTAGTGCCTCCACTTGCTCCAATATCACCAAAAAAACAAGAAACCAGTCAGCGAGCTACAGAAAAACCTACGGAGCAATCAACAGAATCTCCAGCAGAACGTCAACTAAATCAGCTAGTGATACAAGATGCGTTAGGCAATCAAACAACTATAACCGAAGGACAGATTCTTGCGCTTCCTAGCGAAACTGTAGATGGTCAACCTCAGTCCTATATGCTAGTAACTTTGGATGAATCCGGAAATTTGACACCTCTGAATAGTGAAGCTCTGATGTCTTTAGATCCAAATCTCCTGGGTGGTGATCTCGGCAACATGGTATTGCAGGTCGATCAAAGTGCTGTTACTGGATCACAGAACGAGGGGGTACTATCGACTCAAACTGCTGTGATAAGTTCAAACAATGCTCCGGAAATGAGTGCCAAAGTAACCGAGTCTGTGGTGGAATTTCCTGTCAGCAAACCAATTTCTGTTGCCACACCCACGGTATCTGAACCTGTTGAAGTATCAGCTTCCACGTCAACCGATGCGGGTCAACAGTTAATTGTCACTGGAGATCCAATAGCCACGCAAAAATTTCTGGAATCGTTAACCGAGGGCACAACTGACTTGGCAAACATTCTAGCGAATGCGGAAGGAAGTAGCATAATTATCCAAGCAGACGGccagcaaattttaataaatactaactCAAATAATCCAATGATGTCGCTTAACAACGACAATGTAGAAAATACCGAGAGCGGTGGAAACCCGATGTTTGCCACCCAGCCAAGTAAGAATCAGGACATTCTCGCTGCTGCTCTAGCCGACACAGACGTATTCCAACAAGATCAAAATTCGGTACAAACGAAAATTCAATCTCAGCTTAGTCCCGGCAGCACATTGTATCCTATGAATGTGAGCAACGTACTTGAAACGAGCTTAACTTTGAGTTCGCCTATAATGACTCCCCTAGAAGTGCCCAGTACGAATAGCAAGAAGATTCCTGATGAAGAGGCCGATATATTAACGCAAGTTCCAAAGAACGTAGGTCTACCTATAACAATCACTGATCCAAATATATCTCAAACTGTTGCTCATCAACAAGTATTATTGGCAAATGACCTTCAAACTAACCTCGAATTAACTCTACCAATATCCGAAGCTACGATCTCTGCAccttcttctgaaatgaatAGTCCATCCTTTGTATATTCCCTGCCAACTTTGGACGACATAAATCAGAAACCGTTCAGTAGCAGTATGCCTTTATTAACTGAAGATGTCGAGGAAACTACAATCGAAACTTCATCATCAGAAGATAAAAATAAGAGCATCATCGATGGAATAGTTGAGACCACTGTTGAAACTACAATTGGTATTGAAAATGTTACATCAAAGAAAAATGTCTCATCTGATAGCAGTTTTATGGAAGAAGAAGAAGGTTTATGCACTCTTGGCGGGGAAATGTGCAGTTCACTGAGTGAGCCACCTCCGGATATGTTTGATCTTCAAAGTGGAAATTTTTTGCAAACTTCAAAACCTAACACTCCTAATGTAATAAGTCAGGACGATGAAGACGAGGATTCGTCGAACACAACGGCGACTTCTATTGTTGAATCTAATTCTCCTACAACAGCAACCAGTGAAAATTCTTGTGAAATTCCAATTCAAGCTGAAATTGTTACAGATTTGTCTGTGGATTTGGCCGATTCGAATTTGTCATCAAATCGAAATTCGGCTGACAATGAATCAGACAGCcttgaaagtaaaaaaatgtaa
- the LOC109596216 gene encoding 28S ribosomal protein S24, mitochondrial gives MSLVISSLLKNVICNTQKNHQLARLVHTSPVCCKTQSGKYKITPKRDFPLTYEMANPPHEIAHRKSWNSWNTSTLQGGLRASETAVEDMFIRKFVTGTWHGLFASEIIIKRQHNMIRIAGLVFRSVSARKMYFLIGYTEELLSFWLQCPVKLELQTVADRKDVVFKYI, from the exons atgtctctggttatttcttctttattaaaaaat GTAATATGTAATACCCAGAAAAATCACCAATTGGCTCGGTTAGTTCACACTTCACCAGTATGTTGCAAAACACAATCaggaaaatacaaaataacacCAAAAAGAGACTTTCCTTTGACATATGAAATGGCAAATCCTCCACATGAAATCGCACACAGAAAATCCTGGAATTCATGGAAcacat caacATTACAAGGAGGTTTGCGAGCGTCAGAAACAGCAGTAGAGGATatgtttataagaaaatttgtaaCAGGCACTTGGCATGGCTTATTTGCTAGTGAGATTATCATAAAGAGGCAACACAATATGATTAGAATTGCTGGACTTGTGTTTCGATCAGTTAGTGccagaaaaatgtattttctaaTAGGTTATACAGAAGAATTGTTGTCTTTTTGGTTACAGTGTCCTGTTAAATTAGAATTACAAACTGTAGCTGATAGAAAAgatgttgtatttaaatatatctag